One window of the Melanotaenia boesemani isolate fMelBoe1 chromosome 14, fMelBoe1.pri, whole genome shotgun sequence genome contains the following:
- the LOC121653430 gene encoding E3 ubiquitin-protein ligase TRIM21-like, which produces MSAGSNQRSEDQFLCSICLDVFTDPVSTPCGHNYCKNCITRHWDVNNSCQCPLCKKEFLLKPDLEINTLLREMVAQFRLEAQQEASSSSSEQQAAKPGEVLCDICTGTKLKALKSCLVCLASYCQTHLEPHQTSSRLKRHQLMEPVENLEDRMCRKHDKLLELFCKTDQTCVCSLCSVLDHKTHEFVPLREEYEGKKAELGKTEAEIQLMIQKRRLKIQELKESVKISKDAADRETVEGVQVFSGLMESVQRGRDQLVEEIQDKQKTTEKQAEDFIKDLEQEISELMKRSSEVEQLSRSADHLHLLQSFSSLKAAPPTKNWTEVRVHPPSYEGTVVRAVAQLEETIRKEKKKMIEAELKKVQQYAVDVTLDPDTAHPHLILSDDGKQVHHGDVKKKLPDNPERFSKYAIVLGNQSFSSGRFYFEVQVKGKTEWDLGVARESINRKGDIIASPQDGFWTVCLRNGNEYFGNASPKVRLHLQSGPEKVGVFVDYEEGLVSFYDVDAAALIFSFTGCCFTEKLYPFFSPCINDGGKNSAPLIICPVNQTV; this is translated from the coding sequence ATGTCTGCTGGCAGCAACCAGAGATCTGAGGATCAGTTTCTGTGCTCCATCTGTCTGGATGTGTTCACTGATCCAGTCTCCACACCATGTGGACACAACTACTGCAAGAACTGCATCACCCGACACTGGGACGTTAACAACAGCTGCCAATGTCCACTGTGTAAAAAGGAGTTTCTGTTAAAACCTGATCTAGAAATTAACACCTTACTCAGAGAGATGGTTGCTCAGTTCAGACTTGAAGCTCAGCAGgaagccagcagcagcagctcagagcaACAAGCTGCTAAACCAGGAGAAGTTCTCTGTGACATCTGCACTGGAACCAAACTGAAGGCCCTgaagtcctgcctggtgtgttTGGCCTCCTACtgtcagactcacctggagcCTCATCAGACATCTTCACGTCTGAAAAGACATCAGCTGATGGAGCCTGTTGAGAACCTGGAGGACAGGATGTGTAGGAAGCACGATAAACTTCTGGAGCTGTTCTGTAAGACCGACCAGACATGTGTCTGCTCGCTCTGCTCTGTTTTAGACCACAAGACTCATGAGTTTGTTCCTCTGAGAGAAGAATATGAAGGAAAGAAGGCAGAGCTGGGGAAGACAGAGGCTGAAATCCAGCTGATGATCCAGAAGAGACGACTGAAGATTCAGGAGCTCAAAGAGTCGGTGAAGATCAGtaaagatgctgcagacagagagacagtaGAAGGTGTTCAGGTCTTCAGTGGTCTGATGGAGTCTGTTCAGAGAGGCCGGGACCAGCTCGTAGAGGAGATccaagacaaacagaaaactaCAGAGAAACAGGCTGAAGACTTCATCAAAGACCTGGAACAGGAAATCTctgagctgatgaagaggagctctgAGGTGGAGCAGCTCTCACGCTCTGCagaccacctccacctcctccaaaGCTTCTCGTccctgaaagctgctccacccACCAAGAACTGGACAGAGGTCAGAGTCCATCCACCATCATATGAGGGGACTGTGGTGAGAGCTGTGGCTCAGCTGGAGGAGACAATcaggaaagagaagaagaagatgattgAGGCTGAGCTGAAGAAGGTCCAGCAGTATGCAGTGGATGTTACTCTGGATCCTGATACAGCACATCCTCACCTCATCCTGTCTGATGATGGAAAACAAGTTCATCATGGTGATGTGAAGAAGAAACTTCCAGATAACCCAGAGAGATTTTCTAAGTATGCTATTGTTTTAGGAAACCAGAGTTTCTCTTCAGGCAGATTTTACTTTGAGGTTCAGgttaaaggaaaaactgaatGGGATTTAGGAGTTGCCAGAGAGTCCATCAACAGGAAGGGAGACATCATAGCGAGTCCTCAGGATGGTTTCTGGACTGTGTGTTTGAGAAATGGAAATGAGTACTTTGGTAATGCTAGTCCTAAAGTCCGTCTCCATCTTCAGTCTGGTCCTGAGAAGGTGGGGGTGTTTGTGGATTATGAGGAGGGTCTGGTCTCCTTTTATGATGTAGATGCTGCAGCTCTGATCTTCTCCTTTACTGGCTGCTGCTTCACTGAGAAACTCTACCCGTTCTTCAGTCCCTGTATTAATGATGGTGGTAAAAACTCAGCTCCTCTCATCATCTGTCCTGTCAATCAAACTGTCTGA